The Bos indicus x Bos taurus breed Angus x Brahman F1 hybrid chromosome 10, Bos_hybrid_MaternalHap_v2.0, whole genome shotgun sequence genome has a segment encoding these proteins:
- the LOC113899445 gene encoding olfactory receptor 4K15-like, with protein sequence MNETNHSRVTEFVLLGLSSSQKLQPFLFLIFSMLYLAILLGNFLIILTVTSDPCLHTPMYFLLANLSLIDICVASFATPKMIADFLVERKTISFEACLAQIFFVHLFAGGEMVLLVSMAYDRYIAICKPLHYTTIMSWRVCITLVLIPWCVGFIHTTSQLAFTVNLPFCGPNQVDSFFCDLPLVTKLACTDTYVISLLIVADSGLLSLSSFLLLVVSYSVILITVRSHSSASTAKARSTLTAHITVVILFFGPCIFIYVWPFSGYSVDKVLAVFYTIFTSILNPVIYTLRNKEMKAAMSKLKSRYLKSGQVSAVIRNVLFLETK encoded by the coding sequence ATGAATGAGACAAATCATTCTCGGGTGACCGAATTTGTGTTGCTGGGTTTATCTAGTTCCCAGAAGCTCCAACCTTTCTTGTTTCTCATATTTTCAATGCTCTACCTAGCAATACTACTGGGAAACTTTCTCATCATCCTCACTGTAACCTCAGATCCCTGCCTTCATACCCCTATGTACTTTCTGCTTGCAAACCTCTCTCTTATAGATATATGTGTTGCCTCCTTTGCTACCCCCAAAATGATTGCAGACTTTCTGGTTGAACGCAAGACTATTTCTTTTGAAGCCTGCCTGGCCCAGATTTTCTTTGTTCATCTATTTGCTGGGGGTGAGATGGTCCTCCTTGTATCCATGGCTTATGACCGTTACATTGCTATATGCAAACCTCTCCACTACACGACAATCATGAGCTGGCGTGTGTGTATTACTCTGGTCCTCATTCCATGGTGTGTGGGTTTCATCCATACCACTAGCCAGCTGGCATTTACTGTTAACTTGCCTTTTTGTGGGCCTAATCAAGTGGATAGTTTTTTCTGTGACCTCCCTTTAGTGACCAAACTGGCCTGCACAGACACTTATGTTATCAGTTTACTAATAGTTGCAGACAGTGGCCTTCTTTCTTTGAGTTCCTTCCTCCTGTTGGTTGTCTCTTACTCTGTGATACTCATCACAGTTAGGAGCCACTCCTCTGCTAGCACAGCCAAGGCCCGCTCCACACTGACTGCTCATATCACTGTGGTCATATTATTCTTTGGACCATGCATCTTCATCTATGTGTGGCCCTTCAGTGGTTATTCAGTTGACAAAGTCCTTGCAGTGTTCTACACCATCTTTACTTCCATTTTAAACCCTGTTATCTATACTCtaaggaataaagaaatgaaggcaGCTATGTCAAAACTGAAGAGTCGCTATCTGAAGTCTGGCCAGGTTTCTGCAGTCATAAGAAACGTTCTTTTCCTAGAAACAAAGTAA